The Chloroflexota bacterium DNA segment ACCCCCCTAGCCTCCATCATGACCTCCGCAGGCAGCATGCGCCAAGCCGATGTCCGTTGGTCAGACCAGGAGCTGGCGGACTTTGCAGAGGCGATCGAAGAAGAGGCAAAGCGCCTCAACCGCATCGTCCAAAACCTCCTAGACCTCTCCCGCATCGAAGGCGGCATCCTCCGTCCGGACAAGACGCCCACCTCGGTCCGGGCGGCCGTTGATGCCGTGGTGGAACGCCTCCAGAGCGCCGCGGCCGACCATCGCATCACCACTGCGATCCCGGACAATCTCCCGCTGGTCCCTTTGGATCCGGTGGAGATTGATCAAGTCCTCACGAATCTCATCGAGAACGCCGTCAAATACACGCCGCCCGGCACCGTGATTACCATCTCCGCGAGGGTGGCCGATGGACAGGTCGCCATCCAGGTGGCCGATAACGGCCCCGGCATAGCGCCGGCCTCCCTCCCCCGCGTCTTCGAGGCCTTCTACCGGGATCCGGAGCAGGGCAAAAAGACCGGCGGCAGCGGCCTCGGCCTAGCCGTCGTCAAAGGCCTGGTGGAGGCCCACGGCGGGACCATCAAGGCGGAGAACAGGCCGGAAGGCGGCGCACGTTTCGTCTTTACCCTTCCATTAGGCGAGCATAAGGGCTCGCTCCGGCAGGTAAGGCCGGTGTGACACATCCAGCACCAGTTGACAGACATCCGTTAGCACTCGAAGATAGTGGGCGACTTCGTGAATCAAGGCTGGTCGCAATCGCGCGGGAGCAGGTCATGTACCGCCGCATCCTGATTGTGGAAGACGAGCCGATCCTACGGCGGCTCATCGTTCGGAATCTCACCGGCAGAGGCCACGAAGTGCATGAGGCCGCAACAGCCGCCGAGGCCCGCGCTTCCCTAAACAGAGCCCTTCCTGATCTGATGCTGCTCGATGTCAGTCTCCCGGACGGCAGCGGCCTCGATGTCCTCCGGGACCTCCAGCAACAAGGGAGGTCCGTTCCTACCATCGTCGTCTCCGCTGTGCGCATCCCGAGAACACGATTGGAGGAGTTGAAGCCGATCGCCTACCTGCCCAAGCCTTTCCCCCTTGAAGCGCTCCTCCGCCTCGTCGCCGGTGATAGCGACCCGGCGCGCAGCACACCGGCATAACAACGCTATGCGCTACCGCATCACAAGGGTGCCCGCTCCTTGAGCGACCTCATCGCTGTCCTCTTCTTCGCCGCGCTCTTCGCCTCGGTGCTCATCCCCCTACTCCTCTTCCTCCGCGCATCGGGAGACTCCTGATGGCCGCCGATCACATCGCCTTCCTCCTCATCGGCATCGTGCTTATCATCTATCTCATCGTGGTCCTCGTGAAACCCGAATGGTTCTAGCGGTGCTGCGATGACTTCACCCGCCGTTGTCACCGCCTTCGTCCTCCTTGGCACGGCGATCCTGCTGACCAAGCCCCTGGGCCTCTATATGACCAGGGTCTTTCAAGGCGAGCGCACCTTCTTGAGCCGCCTCCTCCAGCCGGTGGAGAGCCTCATCTACGGCGCCTGCCGCATAGACCCGGATGAAGAACAGCACTGGGCAAGCTACGCCATCGGGCTCCTTGTCTTTGGTTTCGCTTGCGCCCTCTTCCTCTTCGTCCTCTTCCGGCTTCAGGGCGTTCTGCCGTTGAACCCGCAAGGTTTCGATGGCATCCCCGCGCCTCTCGCCTTCAACATGGCCCTCAGCTTCATCAGCCCCACCAATTGGCAGGCCCTCAGTCCCGAGCAGGGCGTGAGCCACTTGAGCCAGATGATCGGCGTGGCCGTCCAGAACTTCGCTGCCGCCGCGGTCGGCACAAGCGTTGCGATCGCCCTCATCCGAGGTCTCACGCGACGCACCTCCGCCACCATCGGCAACTGCTGGGTAGACCTCACCCGCGCCACACTGTACATCTTCCTGCCGATCGCCGCCCTCATCGCCCTCTTCTTCATCTGGCAAGGCGTTCCTCAAAACCTTCGAGCCGCCGTGGACATCACCACCCTGGAGGGAGGCGCCCAGTCCATCGCTCAAGGCCCGGTCGCCTCCCAGGAGGCTATCAAGACCTTCGGGACGAACGGCGGCGGCTTCTTCAACGCTAACTCCGCCCATCCTTACGAGAATCCGAACCACTGGACCAACCTCATCCAGATGATCGCGATGCTCGCCGTCCCATCTGCCATGACTTATGTCTTCGGGAAGTACGCCGGAGAAACAAAAAAGGGATGGGCGCTGCTCGCCGTCATGGTCATCCTCTTTGCAAGCTGCCTCGCCGTCACCCAGATATTCGAGCAGGATGGCAACCCCCGCTTCGAGGCTGTCGGCATCAGCCAGGAGGCGACTTCTGAGCAGGCGGGCGGGAACATGGAAGGGAAGGAGACCAGATTCGGCATCGTCCAGACCTCCGCCTTCACCAACGCCAGCGTCGCCTCCTCAACGGGAGCCACGAGCAGCGCCATGAGCAGCATGATGCCCATCGCCTCCATCGTTCCCATCTTCTATATGGTGACGGGGCAGGCCGTCTTTGGCGGGACGGGCGTCGGGCTCGTGAGCATGATGATCTTTGCCCTCATGGCCGTCTTCGTCGGGGGGCTCATGGCTGGCCGCACCCCGGAATACCTCGGCAAAAAGCTCGAGCCCTTCGAGATGAAGATGCTCATGGCCGGGATGCTTGCGCTCACTATCTCCATCCTAGTCTTCACCGGCATAGCCGCGGCGAGCCGCGCCGGGACGGAGAGCATCCTCAACCCCGGCCCTCATGGACTGACGGAGATCTTCTTCGCGTACAGCTCCGCAGGCTCCAACAACGGCGCGGCCTTCAGCGGTCTGAACTCCAACACGGATTTCTATAACTACACCATAGGCATCGCTATCTTTGCGGGCCGCTATCTCGTCCTCTTCCCCATGCTCGCCGTCGGGGGCTCCATGGCCAGGAAAGAGCGCCTTCCTGCCACCCTCGGCACCCTGCCGACCGATGGCCCCCTCTATATCGCCCTCGTGATCGGCATCATCCTCGTCGTCGGCGCGTTGAGCTTCTTCCCCGCCCTCGCTTTAGGCCCCATCGTTGAGCACTTGCTGCTCTGAAGCGCCTATGAACCAGCCCCCTGCCAACCTTCGTCCGGATCCAACAGGCCCCGCCGCCGCCTTGGCGCGCACCTCGCCCACGGCTCGCGAGATGAAGTCCCTTGCCGCCGCGCGGAAGGCGGGCGTGCGATTGTGGACGTGGTCGCTGATGCGCCGCGCCGCCCTGGACGCCTTTCGCAAGCTGGACCCGCGCACCCTGCTGCGCAACCCGATGATGCTCCTGGTGGAAATCTCAGCCCTCATGGTCAGCGGCTTCCTGATCCAAAACGTCGTCAGCGGCGAAAGCTTCCGCTTCTCCCTGCAGATAGCCATCTGGCTTTGGCTGACGGCCCTCTTCGGCAACTTCTCCGAATCCCTCGCCGAAGCTCGAGGCCGCGCGCAGGCGGAAACCCTCCGCGCCACCAGGAAAGACGTTCCCGCCCGGCGGCTGCGCGGCCTCCGTGAGGAGAGCGTTCCCTCGTCCAGCCTTCGCAGCGGCGATTACATCGTCATCGGCGAAGGTGAAATTATCCCTGCTGATGGCGAAGTTATCGGCGGTGCTGCCTTCGTGAACGAGGCGGCCATCACCGGCGAATCCGCTCCCGTCCTCAAGGAGCCGGGGACCGATGTCCGCTCCACCGTCACCGGCGGAACCCTCCTCGCCTCGGGCTCCCTTCGCGTCCGCGTCTCCGCTGATCCCGGCGGCACCTTCCTCGATAAGATGATCGCCCTCGTGGAAGGCGCCCACCGCCGCAAAACGCCGAACGAAATCTCCCTCACCATCCTCATCGCCGGCCTCACCATCATCTTCACCCTCTCCGTCATCACCATCCAGCCCCTCCTCGATTACTCGGACACGGAAGTCTCCGTCGTCGTGCTCCTCTCCGCCCTCGTCGTCCTTGTCACCACCACCATAGGCGGCCTCGCCTCCGCCATCGGCATCGCCGGGATGGATCGCCTTACGCGCTTCAATGTCCTCGCCCTCTCCGGCCGAGCCATTGAGGCGGCGGGCGATGTGGATACCCTCCTCCTGGACAAAACCGGCACCATCACCTATGGCAACCGCCTCGCCGCGGAGATCCATCCTGTCGGCGGCAATCAGAAACTGGTGGCCCTCATTGCCGCTCGCATGTCCAGCCTTGCCGATGAGACGCCCGAGGGCAAAAGCCTCCTGGCCCTCGCCGAACAGATGGGCGCTCCCGCCGAACGCAGCCTCAGCGCCACGGCCGAGATCATCAAGTTCGATCCCCGCACCCGTATCAGCGGCGTTATCCAGGACGGGCGCTACTACGTTAAAGGCGCGGTGGACGCCGTCATCGCCCTCTCCCCCGATCGCGCCCCGGACGATCTCCAGCAGATCGTGGCCCGCATCTCCGGCGAAGGCGGCACCCCTCTCGCCCTTGCCATAGATAAGAGGATCGTCGGCGTCGCCTATCTCAAGGACACCGTGAAGCCCGGCATGCGCGAGCGCTTTGAGGAGTTCCGCAAGATGGGCATCAAGACCATCATGATCACGGGCGATAACACCCTTACCGCCGCCACCATCGCCAAAGAGGCCGGGGTGGACAGCTATGTGGCCGAAGCGAAGCCGGAAGACAAGATCCGCATCATCCGCGATCAACAGCGCCAGGGGCGCATGGTTGCCATGACCGGCGATGGCACGAACGATGCCCCTGCACTCGCCCAGGCCGATGTGGGCCTGGCCATGAACTCGGGGACCGCCGCGGCCAAAGAGGCCGCGAACATGATTGACCTCGATTCCAATCCCTCCAAGCTCATAGAGGTCGTCAGCATCGGCAAGCAGATCCTCATCACCCGCGGCGCCATCACCACCTACTCCGTTGGGACGGACCTGGCCAAATACTTCGCCATCATCCCTGCCGCCTTCGTCGGCGCCTACCCCGCCTTCAGCAAGCTCGATGTCATGCATCTCCATTCCCCGGAAAGCGCCGTCCTCTCCGCCGTCATCTTCAACGCCTCCATCATCCCCACCCTGGTGCCGCTGGCCATCAAGGGGGCCCCGTACCGTCCCGCCCCGGCGAGCAAGCTCCTGGCGCGCAACCTCCTCGTGTACGGCGTCGGCGGCATCGTGACCCCCTTCTTCGGCATCAAGCTCATTGATATGCTCATCACAGCCATAGGGCTCATCTAGATGTTCACCTACCTGAAAGAACAGGCCCGCGCCGCCGTAGTCCTCCTCGCCGTTCTCGTCGTGATAACCGGCGTCGCCTACCCGTTCGTCATCATGGGCATAGGTCAAAGTGCCTTCGGCAAGCAGGCCGATGGCAGCCTCGTGCGCGATGCCGACGGCCGGATCGTCGGCTCGTCCCTCATCGGACAGAACTTCATCGGCCCCCGCTACTTTCACCCGCGTCCCTCCGCCGCAGGAGAGGATGGGTACGATGCGCGCGCCTCCTCCGCATCGAACTTCGGCCCGATTAATGAGACATTCCTCACGGCGGTCGGAGCGCGAGCCGATGCCTACCGCAGGGCCAATGGCCTCTCGCAGGACGCCCAGGTTCCCGTGGACGCCGTCACCGCCTCCGCCTCCGGCCTCGACCCCCACATCAGCCCCGCCAACGCCTACCTGCAGGCGGCTCGAGTGGCAAAGGCGCGCGGCATGGCCGAAAATACCGTCATGGATTTAGTGCATGCGCATATTGACGATCGCTCCCTCGGCTTTCTCGGCGAAGCGCGCGTCAACGTCCTTCTCCTCAACCTCGCCTTGGATGAGCGCTCCGGCAGAGAGCCGGGGAACCCATGACCCAGCGCCACGATGATAGCCGTCCCTCGCCGGAAAAGTTCCTCAGCCGCCTCCTCAGGGAGGAGCAGCAGGGAAAACGCGGCCGCCTGCGCATCTACCTCGGCATGGCGCCGGGCGTCGGCAAGACCTACGCCATGCTCATGGAGGCCCATCGCCGCAAGGCCCAAGGCGTGGACGTCGTCATCGGCCTCGTCGAGACCTACGGCCGCGCAAAGACCCAGGAGGCCATCGGCGATCTGCCTATCATCCCTAGGAAACAGGTCACCTACCAAGGCGTCACCCTGGAAGAGATGGATACGGAAGCCGTCATCGCGCGTCGTCCTCAACTCGTCCTCGTTGACGAGCTAGCCCACACCAATGTGCCCGGGTCCAAATGGGAGAAGCGCTGGATGGATGTGGAGGAGATCCTCAAGACGGGCCTCTCCGTCTTCACCACCGTCAACATCCAGCACCTGGAAAGCCTGGCCGATGTCGTCGAAAGCATCACCGGCGCACCCGTCCGGGAGCGGCTC contains these protein-coding regions:
- the kdpB gene encoding potassium-transporting ATPase subunit KdpB, translating into MNQPPANLRPDPTGPAAALARTSPTAREMKSLAAARKAGVRLWTWSLMRRAALDAFRKLDPRTLLRNPMMLLVEISALMVSGFLIQNVVSGESFRFSLQIAIWLWLTALFGNFSESLAEARGRAQAETLRATRKDVPARRLRGLREESVPSSSLRSGDYIVIGEGEIIPADGEVIGGAAFVNEAAITGESAPVLKEPGTDVRSTVTGGTLLASGSLRVRVSADPGGTFLDKMIALVEGAHRRKTPNEISLTILIAGLTIIFTLSVITIQPLLDYSDTEVSVVVLLSALVVLVTTTIGGLASAIGIAGMDRLTRFNVLALSGRAIEAAGDVDTLLLDKTGTITYGNRLAAEIHPVGGNQKLVALIAARMSSLADETPEGKSLLALAEQMGAPAERSLSATAEIIKFDPRTRISGVIQDGRYYVKGAVDAVIALSPDRAPDDLQQIVARISGEGGTPLALAIDKRIVGVAYLKDTVKPGMRERFEEFRKMGIKTIMITGDNTLTAATIAKEAGVDSYVAEAKPEDKIRIIRDQQRQGRMVAMTGDGTNDAPALAQADVGLAMNSGTAAAKEAANMIDLDSNPSKLIEVVSIGKQILITRGAITTYSVGTDLAKYFAIIPAAFVGAYPAFSKLDVMHLHSPESAVLSAVIFNASIIPTLVPLAIKGAPYRPAPASKLLARNLLVYGVGGIVTPFFGIKLIDMLITAIGLI
- the kdpC gene encoding K(+)-transporting ATPase subunit C, coding for MFTYLKEQARAAVVLLAVLVVITGVAYPFVIMGIGQSAFGKQADGSLVRDADGRIVGSSLIGQNFIGPRYFHPRPSAAGEDGYDARASSASNFGPINETFLTAVGARADAYRRANGLSQDAQVPVDAVTASASGLDPHISPANAYLQAARVAKARGMAENTVMDLVHAHIDDRSLGFLGEARVNVLLLNLALDERSGREPGNP
- a CDS encoding response regulator, yielding MYRRILIVEDEPILRRLIVRNLTGRGHEVHEAATAAEARASLNRALPDLMLLDVSLPDGSGLDVLRDLQQQGRSVPTIVVSAVRIPRTRLEELKPIAYLPKPFPLEALLRLVAGDSDPARSTPA
- the kdpA gene encoding potassium-transporting ATPase subunit KdpA; the encoded protein is MTSPAVVTAFVLLGTAILLTKPLGLYMTRVFQGERTFLSRLLQPVESLIYGACRIDPDEEQHWASYAIGLLVFGFACALFLFVLFRLQGVLPLNPQGFDGIPAPLAFNMALSFISPTNWQALSPEQGVSHLSQMIGVAVQNFAAAAVGTSVAIALIRGLTRRTSATIGNCWVDLTRATLYIFLPIAALIALFFIWQGVPQNLRAAVDITTLEGGAQSIAQGPVASQEAIKTFGTNGGGFFNANSAHPYENPNHWTNLIQMIAMLAVPSAMTYVFGKYAGETKKGWALLAVMVILFASCLAVTQIFEQDGNPRFEAVGISQEATSEQAGGNMEGKETRFGIVQTSAFTNASVASSTGATSSAMSSMMPIASIVPIFYMVTGQAVFGGTGVGLVSMMIFALMAVFVGGLMAGRTPEYLGKKLEPFEMKMLMAGMLALTISILVFTGIAAASRAGTESILNPGPHGLTEIFFAYSSAGSNNGAAFSGLNSNTDFYNYTIGIAIFAGRYLVLFPMLAVGGSMARKERLPATLGTLPTDGPLYIALVIGIILVVGALSFFPALALGPIVEHLLL
- a CDS encoding potassium-transporting ATPase subunit F encodes the protein MAADHIAFLLIGIVLIIYLIVVLVKPEWF